The following coding sequences are from one Comamonas koreensis window:
- a CDS encoding RluA family pseudouridine synthase, translating to MPGTSSKPTSPPADDVGFSHLDDAPLSSPEGDEESAEVESQAWETRTVVAGVAEHGMRLDKALAQWVPEFSRSYLQALLLQGAVLVNGKSGLKPSAKVKAGDQAVVELRPTQQSQAFLPQDIALDVVYQDEHLLIINKPAGMVVHPAPGNWSGTLLNALLAYDAKAAQLPRAGIVHRLDKDTSGLMVVARERQTMDALVKLIAARDVRRNYLALGHKPWQGAAQTSVSLPIGRDPRNRLRMAAVDLAQHPGKPARTDIRLLVNGEQGCAVFCSLHTGRTHQIRVHMASLQHPLLADTLYGGTPAAGMERQALHALRLAFVHPVTGQSMSWFALPPADITSAMENWDLRYNLAQLA from the coding sequence ATGCCGGGCACTTCTTCGAAGCCGACATCGCCGCCCGCCGACGATGTCGGCTTTTCCCATTTGGACGATGCCCCTTTGTCCTCGCCTGAAGGCGATGAGGAGTCGGCGGAGGTCGAGTCGCAGGCCTGGGAAACCCGCACGGTCGTGGCCGGGGTGGCTGAGCATGGCATGCGCCTGGACAAGGCGCTGGCGCAGTGGGTGCCGGAGTTCTCGCGCAGCTACCTGCAGGCCTTGCTGCTGCAAGGCGCGGTGCTGGTCAATGGCAAGTCCGGCCTCAAGCCCAGCGCCAAGGTCAAGGCCGGTGACCAGGCGGTGGTCGAGCTGCGTCCTACGCAGCAAAGCCAGGCCTTTTTGCCGCAGGATATTGCGCTCGATGTGGTCTACCAGGACGAGCACCTGCTCATCATCAACAAGCCCGCCGGCATGGTGGTGCACCCCGCGCCAGGCAATTGGAGCGGCACCTTGCTCAATGCGTTGCTGGCCTATGACGCCAAGGCGGCCCAGCTGCCGCGCGCGGGCATTGTGCACCGGCTGGACAAGGACACCAGCGGCCTGATGGTCGTGGCGCGTGAGCGCCAGACCATGGATGCGCTGGTCAAGCTGATTGCCGCGCGCGATGTGCGCCGCAATTACCTGGCGCTGGGCCACAAGCCCTGGCAGGGCGCAGCGCAGACCTCGGTCAGCCTGCCCATTGGCCGTGATCCGCGCAACCGGCTGCGCATGGCGGCGGTCGATCTGGCCCAGCACCCGGGTAAACCGGCGCGCACCGATATCCGCCTGCTGGTCAATGGCGAGCAGGGCTGCGCAGTGTTCTGCAGCCTGCATACCGGGCGCACGCACCAGATCCGCGTGCACATGGCCTCGCTCCAGCACCCGCTGCTGGCCGACACGCTCTACGGCGGCACACCGGCTGCCGGCATGGAGCGCCAGGCCTTGCATGCGCTGCGGCTGGCTTTTGTGCATCCGGTCACGGGACAGAGCATGTCCTGGTTCGCGCTGCCGCCTGCCGATATCACCTCGGCGATGGAAAATTGGGATCTTCGGTATAATTTAGCCCAATTGGCCTAA
- the scpB gene encoding SMC-Scp complex subunit ScpB produces MHTLEAKRVLETALICAPQPITVRELRGLFADDLGTDTLKVLLQELQLDWSHRGVELVQVASGWRFQSRPEMREYLDRLHPEKPPKYSRATLETLAIIAYRQPVTRGDIEDIRGVTVNSLIIKQLEDRGWVEVIGYRETIGRPALLATTRQFLDDLGLQSLDQLPELDSSNQPQTMFDSLPLEAAPDEAVPQDAGLPDAEAFELVGESMPMVAPADEVDALEELQDAQDLQDAQDVQTSPLGEAAGDEDTAAHQAAEAQAASGEADAPAAAAAEIDADPLDRDDDAHNSAPGGVEKQKNDE; encoded by the coding sequence ATGCATACTTTGGAAGCAAAACGGGTGCTGGAGACTGCGCTGATCTGCGCGCCCCAGCCCATCACCGTGCGTGAGCTGCGGGGATTGTTTGCCGATGATTTGGGAACGGATACGCTCAAGGTGCTGCTGCAGGAGCTGCAGCTCGATTGGTCCCATCGCGGTGTGGAGTTGGTGCAGGTGGCATCGGGCTGGCGCTTTCAGAGCCGGCCGGAGATGCGCGAGTACCTGGACCGTTTGCACCCCGAGAAGCCGCCCAAGTACTCGCGTGCAACCTTGGAGACCTTGGCCATCATTGCCTACCGGCAGCCGGTCACCCGTGGCGATATCGAAGATATCCGGGGGGTGACCGTCAACAGCTTGATCATCAAGCAGTTGGAGGACCGGGGCTGGGTGGAGGTGATTGGCTACCGGGAGACCATCGGGCGGCCTGCGCTGCTGGCGACCACCCGGCAGTTTTTGGACGACCTGGGTCTGCAGTCGCTGGACCAGTTGCCCGAGTTGGACAGCAGCAACCAGCCGCAGACGATGTTTGACAGCCTGCCGCTGGAGGCTGCGCCGGACGAAGCTGTGCCGCAGGATGCCGGGCTGCCGGACGCCGAGGCTTTTGAGTTGGTGGGCGAGTCGATGCCGATGGTAGCGCCCGCGGACGAGGTGGATGCTTTGGAAGAGTTGCAGGACGCGCAGGATTTACAAGACGCGCAGGATGTGCAGACCTCACCCTTAGGTGAGGCTGCCGGTGATGAAGATACTGCCGCCCATCAGGCGGCTGAGGCCCAGGCGGCAAGTGGCGAGGCAGATGCCCCCGCCGCAGCGGCCGCAGAAATAGATGCGGATCCTTTGGACCGTGATGACGATGCACATAATTCCGCACCAGGCGGGGTAGAAAAGCAAAAAAATGATGAGTGA
- a CDS encoding pseudouridine synthase — MSDTSDMNAPQDGDKALQEGAAPSGKRRAPRKRAVPAQAAAADEFQAARADAGEADGDAAAQPAGEPRARRDGEPRVSRYPARARRFRERDAQGAQGDAPPARGRGPAGRPQRDAESEGYAFEDVVAGALEAAEDSDTPAPVKRVLQPHVEAPKLHKLLAQAGMGSRLEMERLILEGRISVNNEPAHVGQRILHSDKIRVNGKLITFRIEQPPARVLAYHKPVGEVVTHDDPQNRPTVFRKLPRVSHGKWQSIGRLDLNTEGLLLFTNSGELANNLMHPRFGLEREYAVRVLGALTNEEKALLLAGVNLEDGVASFGSIDDGGGEGANCWYRVTISEGRNREVRRMFESVGHAVSRLIRIRYGAMVLPRGLRRGSWVELDQRDIQALTVAAGGVVERKPREQNAAGRGGRSDNRPQHNGPRPSVGPAKNTRGGGLRKAPEKRSTQPDPMKTSLGYIGHDSLTRQRQGQRKSGGGFKRGGRS; from the coding sequence ATGAGTGATACCAGCGATATGAATGCGCCCCAGGACGGAGATAAGGCCTTGCAAGAAGGCGCTGCCCCGTCCGGCAAGCGCCGCGCCCCGCGCAAGCGTGCCGTGCCTGCGCAAGCTGCAGCGGCTGACGAATTCCAGGCGGCGCGCGCTGACGCCGGCGAGGCTGATGGCGACGCTGCTGCCCAGCCCGCCGGTGAGCCGCGTGCGCGCCGTGATGGCGAGCCGCGCGTGAGCCGTTACCCGGCCCGTGCCCGCCGTTTCCGCGAGCGTGATGCGCAGGGCGCCCAAGGCGATGCGCCGCCCGCCCGGGGCCGTGGTCCTGCGGGCCGCCCGCAGCGCGATGCCGAGTCGGAAGGCTATGCCTTCGAAGATGTGGTGGCCGGCGCGCTGGAAGCGGCGGAAGACTCGGATACCCCCGCACCGGTCAAGCGCGTGCTCCAGCCCCATGTGGAAGCGCCCAAGCTGCACAAGCTGCTGGCCCAGGCGGGCATGGGTTCGCGCCTGGAGATGGAGCGCCTGATTCTGGAAGGCCGCATCTCCGTCAACAACGAGCCGGCCCACGTCGGTCAGCGCATTTTGCACAGCGACAAGATCCGTGTGAATGGCAAGCTGATCACCTTCCGCATCGAGCAGCCGCCAGCGCGCGTGCTCGCCTACCACAAGCCGGTGGGTGAGGTGGTGACGCATGACGACCCGCAAAACCGCCCCACGGTGTTCCGCAAGCTGCCGCGCGTCTCGCACGGCAAGTGGCAGTCCATTGGCCGTCTCGATCTGAACACCGAAGGCCTGCTGCTGTTCACCAATTCCGGTGAACTGGCCAACAACCTGATGCACCCGCGCTTTGGCCTCGAGCGTGAGTACGCGGTGCGCGTGCTGGGCGCCCTGACCAATGAAGAAAAGGCCTTGCTGCTCGCTGGCGTGAACCTGGAAGACGGCGTGGCGAGCTTTGGCTCCATCGACGACGGCGGAGGCGAAGGCGCCAACTGCTGGTACCGCGTCACCATCTCCGAAGGCCGTAACCGTGAAGTGCGCCGCATGTTCGAGTCGGTGGGTCACGCGGTCAGCCGCCTGATCCGTATCCGCTACGGCGCGATGGTGCTGCCGCGCGGCCTGCGCCGGGGCTCCTGGGTCGAGCTCGACCAGCGTGACATCCAGGCGCTGACCGTGGCGGCCGGTGGCGTGGTGGAGCGCAAACCCCGCGAGCAAAATGCCGCGGGCCGGGGCGGGCGCAGCGACAACCGTCCCCAGCACAACGGCCCGCGCCCATCGGTGGGCCCTGCCAAGAACACCCGGGGCGGCGGCTTGCGCAAGGCGCCCGAGAAGCGCAGTACCCAACCCGATCCGATGAAGACCTCGCTGGGCTACATCGGTCATGACAGCCTGACGCGTCAGCGCCAGGGCCAGCGCAAGAGCGGTGGCGGATTCAAGCGCGGTGGAAGGTCGTAG
- the ndk gene encoding nucleoside-diphosphate kinase codes for MAIERTLSIIKPDAVAKNVIGQIYARFEAAGLKIVAAKLVQLSRQDAEQFYAVHAARPFFKDLVDFMISGPVMIQALEGENAILKNRELMGATDPKKADKGTIRADFADSIDANAVHGSDAAETAAVEVAFFFPGMNVYSR; via the coding sequence ATGGCAATCGAACGTACCCTCTCGATCATCAAGCCCGATGCAGTGGCTAAGAATGTTATCGGTCAAATCTACGCCCGCTTTGAAGCTGCTGGCCTGAAGATCGTGGCCGCCAAGCTGGTGCAACTGTCGCGTCAAGACGCTGAGCAGTTCTACGCTGTGCACGCTGCCCGTCCTTTCTTCAAGGATCTGGTGGACTTCATGATCTCCGGCCCTGTGATGATCCAGGCTCTGGAAGGCGAAAACGCCATCCTGAAGAACCGTGAGCTGATGGGCGCTACCGATCCCAAGAAGGCTGACAAGGGCACGATCCGCGCTGACTTCGCTGACAGCATCGACGCCAACGCCGTGCACGGCTCTGACGCCGCTGAGACCGCCGCTGTGGAAGTGGCGTTCTTCTTCCCCGGCATGAACGTCTATTCCCGTTAA
- the rlmN gene encoding 23S rRNA (adenine(2503)-C(2))-methyltransferase RlmN, with protein MTTNLLDFDLAGLTAFCEGLGEKRFRATQLFRWIHQRGAADFDQMTDLAKSLREKLKGTAHVTALPVITEHVSADGTVKWLFDVGDGNAVESVFIPEDDRGTLCVSSQAGCAVGCRFCSTGHQGFSRNLTTGEIMAQLWFAEHALRKRLGRDERIISNVVMMGMGEPLQNYTALVPALRTMLDDHGYGLSRRRVTVSTSGVVPMMDRLAQDCAVALAVSLHAPNDPLRNGLVPLNKKYPLGELMQSCRRYLEFAPRDFITFEYCMLDGVNDQPEHAQQLIALVREYAGNGGAWCKFNLIPFNPFPASGLLRSPASRVTEFAKMLSDAGVVTTVRKTRGDDIDAACGQLAGDVKDRTKAAERMAKNRVIPLAQV; from the coding sequence ATGACCACCAATTTGCTTGATTTTGATTTGGCTGGTTTGACCGCCTTTTGCGAAGGGCTGGGAGAGAAGCGCTTCCGGGCCACGCAGCTTTTTCGCTGGATCCACCAGCGCGGTGCAGCCGATTTCGACCAGATGACCGATCTGGCCAAGTCCCTGCGCGAAAAACTCAAGGGCACGGCCCATGTCACGGCGCTGCCCGTGATCACCGAGCATGTGTCCGCCGACGGAACGGTCAAGTGGCTGTTCGACGTGGGTGATGGCAATGCTGTCGAATCCGTATTCATTCCCGAAGATGACCGTGGCACCTTGTGCGTCTCTTCGCAGGCCGGTTGCGCGGTGGGATGCCGCTTTTGCTCGACAGGGCACCAGGGCTTCAGCCGCAACCTGACCACCGGCGAAATCATGGCGCAGCTGTGGTTTGCCGAACATGCGCTGCGCAAGCGCCTGGGGCGCGATGAGCGCATCATCTCCAACGTGGTGATGATGGGCATGGGCGAGCCCCTGCAAAATTACACGGCCCTGGTGCCCGCGCTGCGCACCATGCTCGATGACCATGGCTATGGTCTGTCGCGCCGCCGCGTCACCGTCTCCACCTCGGGCGTCGTGCCGATGATGGACCGCCTGGCGCAGGATTGCGCGGTGGCGCTGGCCGTGTCGCTGCACGCTCCCAACGATCCGCTGCGCAATGGTCTGGTGCCGCTGAACAAGAAATACCCGCTTGGCGAGCTGATGCAGTCCTGCCGCCGCTACCTGGAGTTTGCGCCGCGTGACTTCATCACCTTTGAGTACTGCATGCTCGACGGCGTCAACGACCAACCCGAGCATGCCCAGCAATTGATAGCACTGGTGCGAGAGTATGCGGGCAACGGCGGGGCATGGTGCAAATTCAATTTGATTCCATTCAACCCTTTTCCAGCCTCGGGTCTGTTACGATCACCTGCCAGTCGGGTGACGGAATTTGCCAAGATGCTCTCGGATGCGGGCGTTGTGACCACCGTGCGCAAGACCCGGGGTGACGACATCGATGCGGCCTGCGGCCAGCTCGCTGGCGATGTGAAGGACCGCACCAAAGCGGCAGAACGCATGGCCAAGAACCGGGTCATACCGCTGGCGCAAGTCTAG
- the pilW gene encoding type IV pilus biogenesis/stability protein PilW, translating into MLGLALVGGLSGCGTSSSTAREDAAYVTQSDETEIHRRARIRLELAANYFQSGKTTIALDEIKQVLALDPNSGDAYNMRGLIYMQLGEPDIAGESFTKAQSLKPTDGDIMHNHGWLLCQEKKYEAADRYFNQALAQRQYFQQAKTLMAQGLCHEAAGKPAEAEASLLKAYDYDAGNPIVSFNLAKLLNQRGDARRAQFYIRRLNNGELANAGSLFLGIQIEKALGDGASARALAAQLQKRFPDSKEAARIAGGGVL; encoded by the coding sequence TTGCTGGGTTTGGCCCTGGTAGGCGGTTTGTCGGGCTGTGGTACCAGCAGCAGTACGGCCCGTGAGGATGCCGCCTATGTCACCCAATCCGATGAGACCGAAATCCATCGGCGCGCGCGCATCCGCCTTGAGCTGGCCGCCAACTATTTCCAGTCTGGCAAGACCACGATCGCGCTCGACGAGATCAAGCAAGTGCTGGCGCTCGACCCCAACAGCGGTGATGCCTACAACATGCGTGGCCTCATCTACATGCAGCTGGGCGAGCCCGATATTGCCGGCGAGAGCTTTACCAAGGCCCAGTCGCTCAAGCCCACCGATGGCGACATCATGCACAACCACGGCTGGTTGCTCTGCCAGGAGAAAAAATACGAGGCGGCTGACCGCTATTTCAACCAGGCCCTGGCGCAGCGCCAGTATTTTCAGCAAGCCAAGACCTTGATGGCGCAGGGCCTGTGCCATGAAGCGGCCGGCAAGCCTGCCGAGGCCGAGGCCAGCTTGCTCAAGGCCTATGACTACGACGCGGGCAACCCCATCGTCAGCTTCAACCTCGCCAAGCTGCTGAACCAGCGCGGCGATGCACGCCGCGCGCAGTTCTATATCCGGCGCCTGAACAACGGCGAGCTGGCCAATGCCGGCTCCCTGTTCCTCGGTATCCAAATTGAAAAAGCCCTGGGCGATGGAGCGAGCGCGCGTGCGCTCGCTGCCCAATTGCAAAAGCGTTTCCCCGACTCCAAAGAGGCGGCACGTATTGCTGGTGGAGGCGTGCTGTGA
- a CDS encoding RodZ domain-containing protein, producing MIESDIQQATNASDASPGGVMSAGEMLRQAREELGYHLPAVAAHLKVSVHKLEALEAGNWSAFPDVVFVRALASAVCRVLKIDPAPVLAQLPKPPGKDLSSGVESVKTRVAVGPAQSKKNDFPSSKPFPWMGVVVLLIVATVGVLFYPQLADYWKSQAAASAPAPARSNNVAGVADQPEPVALGGSSTDPVPEAPANGATDAGGSAALAGQSSPAAAAPAAAAPTEGAPLLHFKASQDSWVQVKEASGKVVFEKTIRAGTSEDIAATPPLKLIVGNAVGVEMQLRGSGFDLKKVTKGSTARFEVN from the coding sequence GTGATCGAGTCTGATATCCAACAAGCAACGAACGCCAGCGATGCGTCCCCAGGCGGCGTGATGAGCGCTGGCGAGATGCTGCGCCAGGCGCGCGAGGAGCTGGGCTACCACCTGCCGGCCGTGGCCGCGCACCTGAAGGTGTCGGTGCACAAGCTCGAAGCGCTGGAAGCGGGCAATTGGAGCGCCTTCCCGGACGTGGTCTTTGTGCGCGCACTGGCCTCCGCCGTGTGCCGTGTCCTCAAGATCGATCCGGCGCCCGTGCTGGCACAGTTGCCCAAGCCGCCTGGCAAGGACCTGAGCTCTGGCGTGGAAAGCGTCAAGACCCGCGTGGCCGTGGGCCCGGCGCAGAGCAAGAAAAACGATTTTCCCAGCAGCAAGCCTTTTCCCTGGATGGGCGTGGTCGTGCTGCTGATCGTAGCGACCGTTGGCGTGCTGTTTTATCCGCAGCTGGCAGATTACTGGAAGAGCCAAGCCGCCGCGTCTGCGCCGGCGCCGGCACGCTCGAACAATGTCGCCGGTGTGGCTGACCAGCCCGAGCCGGTGGCACTGGGTGGCAGCTCGACCGACCCCGTGCCCGAGGCACCGGCCAATGGCGCAACTGACGCCGGTGGCAGCGCTGCGCTGGCTGGCCAGTCCAGCCCGGCCGCTGCGGCCCCTGCGGCTGCTGCTCCTACAGAGGGCGCGCCGTTGTTGCATTTCAAGGCCAGCCAGGACAGCTGGGTGCAGGTCAAGGAAGCCAGCGGCAAGGTGGTGTTTGAAAAGACCATCCGCGCTGGCACGAGTGAAGATATCGCGGCCACGCCGCCGCTCAAGCTCATCGTGGGCAATGCGGTGGGGGTGGAGATGCAGCTGCGCGGGTCGGGTTTTGATCTGAAAAAAGTGACCAAGGGCAGCACCGCCCGTTTTGAGGTGAATTAA
- the ispG gene encoding flavodoxin-dependent (E)-4-hydroxy-3-methylbut-2-enyl-diphosphate synthase: protein MVAPAARKSRQARVVWGDRVVTVGGDAPVRIQSMTNTDTVDVIETAIQVKELAQAGSEMVRITVNTPEAAAAVPYVREQLDRMGENVPLVGDFHYNGHRLLTEFPDCAKALSKYRINPGNVGKGDKKDKQFGQMIEAAMQYDKAVRIGVNWGSLDQELLAELMDENSRRAVPWDGRQVMYEALITSAISSAQRAQEMGLNGDQIILSCKVSGVQDLVAVYRGLSARCDYALHLGLTEAGMGTKGTVASAAALSILLQDGIGDTIRVSLTPQPGEARTQEVVVASEILQAMGMRSFVPSVTACPGCGRTTSTTFQELARDIDQHLRSQMPVWRVKYPGVEKMKVAVMGCIVNGPGESKHADIGISLPGNGESPAAPVFIDGEKALTLRGDRIAQEFHEIVQAYVERRYGAAKVDN from the coding sequence ATGGTGGCACCGGCCGCGCGCAAAAGCCGCCAGGCCCGTGTGGTCTGGGGTGACCGTGTGGTGACGGTCGGGGGCGATGCGCCGGTGCGCATACAGTCGATGACGAATACCGATACCGTGGATGTGATCGAGACGGCCATCCAGGTCAAGGAGCTGGCGCAGGCGGGCTCGGAGATGGTGCGCATCACCGTCAACACACCCGAGGCCGCAGCAGCGGTGCCCTATGTGCGCGAGCAGCTCGACCGCATGGGCGAGAACGTGCCGCTGGTGGGCGACTTCCACTACAACGGCCACCGCCTGCTGACCGAGTTCCCTGACTGCGCCAAGGCACTGTCCAAGTACCGCATCAACCCGGGCAACGTGGGCAAGGGCGACAAGAAGGACAAGCAGTTTGGCCAGATGATCGAGGCGGCCATGCAGTATGACAAGGCCGTGCGCATTGGCGTGAACTGGGGCAGCCTGGACCAGGAGTTGCTCGCCGAGCTGATGGACGAGAACAGCCGCCGCGCGGTTCCCTGGGATGGGCGCCAGGTGATGTACGAGGCGCTGATCACCTCGGCCATATCCTCTGCGCAGCGTGCCCAGGAGATGGGCCTGAATGGCGACCAGATCATTCTGTCCTGCAAGGTCAGTGGCGTGCAGGATCTGGTGGCGGTCTACCGCGGCCTGTCTGCGCGCTGCGACTATGCACTGCACCTGGGGCTGACCGAGGCGGGCATGGGCACCAAGGGCACGGTGGCCTCGGCCGCTGCGCTGTCGATCCTGCTGCAGGACGGCATTGGCGACACCATCCGCGTGTCGCTGACCCCGCAGCCGGGTGAAGCGCGCACGCAAGAGGTGGTGGTGGCCAGCGAGATTCTGCAAGCCATGGGCATGCGCAGCTTTGTGCCTAGTGTCACCGCCTGCCCGGGGTGTGGCCGCACCACCAGCACCACCTTCCAGGAGCTGGCGCGCGACATCGACCAGCACCTGCGCTCGCAAATGCCGGTCTGGCGTGTGAAGTACCCCGGTGTCGAGAAGATGAAGGTGGCCGTGATGGGCTGCATCGTCAATGGCCCCGGCGAGAGCAAGCATGCCGATATCGGCATCAGCCTGCCGGGCAATGGCGAGTCGCCTGCTGCCCCCGTCTTTATCGATGGCGAAAAGGCCCTGACCCTGCGCGGTGACCGCATTGCGCAGGAGTTCCACGAGATCGTGCAGGCCTACGTGGAGCGCCGCTACGGTGCCGCCAAGGTAGATAATTGA
- the hisS gene encoding histidine--tRNA ligase translates to MGMNEKLAAIKGMNDILPPDSAMWEWFEGKVRDVMGRFAYRNIRTPLAEHTALFVRGLGEVTDIVEKEMYSFEDRADKHGQAEHLTLRPEGTAGVVRAVVENNLLYDGGKRLFYIGAMFRREKPQRGRYRQFHQVGVEAMGFGGAELDAEVILLAAQLWKDLGIEGVRLELNSLGQPEERRAHREALVAYFEQHTEVMDDEGKRRMYSNPLRVLDTKNPAMQAMVNAAPQLLDFLGEDSKAHLKAVQDILDANGVAWSVNPRLVRGMDYYNLTVFEFITDKLGSQGTICGGGRYDYLIEQIGGKPAPAVGWGMGIERVLELIKELNIQWDRPSIDAYAILPDAALLPQAMRVIQTLRQAGVRVQMHGSAVAGSLGSMKSQFKKADASGAACALIFGSDEMQRGMVTVKQLRDGEGAQAERAIDAVAGWAAQLRA, encoded by the coding sequence ATGGGCATGAATGAAAAGCTGGCCGCCATCAAAGGCATGAACGATATCCTGCCGCCCGATTCGGCCATGTGGGAATGGTTTGAAGGCAAGGTGCGCGATGTGATGGGGCGTTTTGCCTACCGCAATATCCGCACGCCGCTGGCCGAGCATACGGCGCTGTTTGTGCGTGGCCTGGGTGAGGTGACCGATATCGTCGAGAAGGAAATGTATTCCTTCGAAGACCGGGCCGACAAGCACGGCCAGGCCGAGCATCTGACCTTGCGCCCCGAAGGCACGGCTGGTGTGGTGCGTGCCGTGGTCGAGAACAACCTGCTCTATGACGGCGGCAAGCGCCTGTTCTACATCGGCGCGATGTTCCGCCGCGAAAAGCCCCAGCGCGGCCGCTACCGCCAGTTCCACCAGGTGGGTGTCGAAGCCATGGGCTTTGGCGGCGCTGAGCTCGATGCCGAGGTGATCCTGCTGGCCGCGCAGCTGTGGAAGGACCTGGGCATTGAAGGCGTGCGCCTGGAGCTCAACAGCCTGGGCCAGCCAGAGGAGCGCCGCGCGCACCGCGAGGCGCTGGTGGCCTATTTCGAGCAGCACACCGAAGTGATGGACGACGAGGGCAAGCGCCGCATGTACAGCAACCCGCTGCGCGTGCTTGACACCAAGAACCCGGCCATGCAGGCGATGGTCAATGCCGCGCCCCAGCTGCTTGATTTTCTGGGTGAGGACTCCAAGGCCCACCTCAAGGCCGTGCAGGACATCCTGGACGCCAACGGCGTGGCCTGGTCGGTCAACCCGCGCCTGGTGCGCGGCATGGACTACTACAACCTGACGGTGTTCGAGTTCATCACCGACAAGCTCGGCTCGCAAGGCACGATCTGCGGCGGCGGCCGCTATGACTACCTGATCGAGCAGATTGGCGGCAAGCCCGCGCCGGCCGTGGGCTGGGGTATGGGCATCGAGCGCGTGCTCGAGCTGATCAAGGAGCTGAATATCCAGTGGGATCGCCCGTCTATTGACGCCTACGCTATCCTGCCGGACGCAGCCCTGCTGCCGCAGGCCATGCGCGTGATCCAGACCCTGCGACAAGCCGGTGTGCGGGTGCAGATGCATGGCTCAGCGGTGGCAGGGAGCCTGGGCAGCATGAAGTCGCAGTTCAAGAAGGCCGATGCCAGCGGCGCCGCTTGCGCGCTGATTTTTGGCAGCGACGAGATGCAGCGCGGCATGGTGACCGTCAAGCAGCTGCGCGATGGCGAGGGCGCCCAAGCTGAACGCGCTATCGACGCCGTGGCCGGTTGGGCAGCGCAACTGCGCGCATAA
- a CDS encoding YfgM family protein, producing the protein MATHLDLEEQEQIDQLKHFWNKWGTLITTVLVIVLGGFAAWNGYQYWQNRQASQASALSSAIESAVNSGDKTRIDQAFGDLRSNYGSTVQAAHAGLLVAKAAGDKGQMDDAKAALTWVADNASDEGLKATARVRLAAVLLNSQAYDEALKVLGTKMPTEFDAVVADHKGDVYLAKGDKAQAIESYKAALQKTEPGVEYRNVISVKLNALGEDLK; encoded by the coding sequence ATGGCAACGCATTTAGATCTGGAAGAACAGGAACAGATAGACCAGCTCAAGCACTTCTGGAACAAGTGGGGCACCTTGATCACCACGGTACTGGTGATTGTGCTGGGTGGCTTTGCCGCCTGGAATGGCTACCAGTACTGGCAAAACCGCCAGGCATCGCAAGCGAGCGCACTGTCGTCGGCGATCGAATCGGCCGTCAACTCGGGTGACAAGACCCGTATCGACCAGGCCTTTGGCGATCTGCGCAGCAACTACGGCAGCACTGTGCAGGCGGCGCATGCCGGTCTGCTGGTGGCCAAGGCGGCGGGTGACAAGGGCCAGATGGACGATGCCAAGGCAGCGCTCACCTGGGTGGCAGACAATGCATCGGACGAAGGCCTCAAGGCCACCGCCCGCGTGCGTTTGGCAGCGGTGCTGCTCAACAGCCAGGCCTATGACGAGGCGCTCAAGGTGCTGGGCACCAAGATGCCGACCGAGTTCGATGCCGTGGTGGCAGACCACAAGGGCGATGTCTACCTGGCCAAGGGCGACAAGGCGCAAGCCATCGAGTCCTACAAGGCGGCCTTGCAAAAGACCGAACCGGGCGTGGAATACCGCAACGTGATCTCCGTCAAGCTCAATGCGCTGGGCGAAGATCTGAAGTGA